One Gammaproteobacteria bacterium DNA segment encodes these proteins:
- a CDS encoding DUF2288 domain-containing protein, producing the protein MDTNKEEQREAVEKGKINFETAKISWQDLERFFAAGSVVYVSPELALIDVAYALSQDNSDQFKTWMNANKVAHVSDEQAIAWHESGASVWSVVVKPWVLVQDINRDLCTKQVAREK; encoded by the coding sequence ATGGATACAAACAAAGAAGAACAACGGGAAGCTGTTGAAAAAGGCAAAATTAATTTTGAAACAGCAAAAATTTCTTGGCAAGACCTGGAGCGTTTTTTTGCTGCGGGCTCTGTGGTCTATGTCTCTCCCGAATTAGCACTTATCGATGTCGCCTATGCGCTATCACAGGATAATTCTGATCAATTCAAAACATGGATGAACGCAAACAAGGTTGCGCATGTCAGTGATGAACAGGCAATAGCATGGCATGAAAGCGGCGCGAGCGTATGGTCGGTCGTGGTTAAACCGTGGGTCTTGGTTCAAGATATTAATAGAGACCTTTGCACGAAACAAGTGGCAAGAGAAAAATAA
- a CDS encoding glutathione S-transferase, with the protein MALPVFYSFRRCPYAMRARLALAYAQCQVELREIVLRDKPQQLAAISPKATVPVLQLQDGRVIDESFDIMQWALQRNDPEQWLTYGTDSAASVLTWLVNETDIDGHFKRSLDRYKYNDRFSGQFPEQTMESYRFSGEEIIVKLEAKLVGNEYLLGERNSLADMVVLPFVRQFVHVDRAWFAQRPYPNVQRWLNRFVESDLFLSVMKKYKPWQENDTSIVFPHM; encoded by the coding sequence ATGGCATTGCCTGTTTTTTACTCATTTCGCCGTTGTCCCTATGCTATGCGCGCACGTCTGGCTTTGGCTTATGCGCAATGCCAGGTAGAGCTGCGTGAAATAGTTTTGCGCGATAAACCACAACAGTTGGCCGCAATCTCACCAAAAGCAACAGTGCCAGTACTACAGTTACAAGACGGACGTGTCATAGATGAAAGTTTTGACATTATGCAATGGGCCTTGCAGAGAAATGATCCGGAACAATGGCTCACCTATGGGACAGATAGCGCAGCAAGCGTTTTAACTTGGTTAGTTAACGAAACTGATATCGATGGGCATTTCAAACGGTCTTTAGATCGCTATAAATATAACGATCGATTCTCTGGGCAATTTCCAGAACAAACGATGGAGAGTTACCGTTTTTCAGGTGAAGAGATCATCGTCAAACTAGAAGCCAAGTTAGTGGGCAATGAATATTTGCTTGGTGAGCGTAATAGCCTGGCTGATATGGTGGTATTGCCCTTTGTCCGACAATTTGTTCATGTAGATAGAGCATGGTTTGCCCAGCGCCCTTACCCAAACGTGCAGAGATGGCTGAATCGCTTTGTCGAATCAGACTTGTTCCTTAGCGTAATGAAAAAATACAAGCCGTGGCAAGAAAATGATACGTCAATCGTATTTCCACACATGTAA
- a CDS encoding DsbA family protein: MVTLFYIHDPMCSWCWGYQPVWQDLLQNMPENISVTYVLGGLAQDSDEPMTDELQATIQAHWRRIQNELGTEFNYDFWRHCQPRRSTYPACRAVIAAAKQNTDVAMIRAIQRAYYLRAMNPSNNETLCVLAEELALDVEMFRADLVSASTEESLQEQITCSRSLSVNGFPSLVLNYNNELHHLAIDYKNYQTTLKQIVDIFP, translated from the coding sequence ATGGTAACGCTATTCTATATTCATGACCCAATGTGTAGTTGGTGCTGGGGCTACCAGCCAGTGTGGCAAGATTTATTACAAAACATGCCTGAGAACATTAGTGTTACCTATGTGCTGGGTGGTTTGGCTCAAGACAGTGATGAGCCCATGACTGATGAGTTGCAGGCGACAATACAGGCACATTGGCGTCGCATACAAAATGAGTTAGGCACCGAATTTAATTATGATTTTTGGCGGCATTGCCAGCCACGGCGCTCGACTTATCCTGCTTGCCGTGCTGTTATCGCCGCAGCGAAACAGAACACAGACGTTGCAATGATCCGAGCTATCCAGCGTGCTTACTATCTCAGAGCAATGAACCCATCGAACAATGAGACATTATGTGTTCTGGCAGAAGAATTAGCGCTTGATGTGGAGATGTTTCGAGCTGATCTTGTATCAGCTAGCACAGAAGAGAGTTTGCAAGAACAGATCACTTGCTCACGTAGTCTTAGCGTGAATGGTTTCCCCTCGCTAGTGTTGAATTATAATAACGAGTTACATCATTTGGCGATAGACTATAAAAACTATCAAACGACACTAAAGCAGATCGTTGATATTTTCCCCTAA
- the cysK gene encoding cysteine synthase A yields the protein MIYNNILETIGNTPVVKLNRLAPQDVDIYVKIESFNPMASVKDRLAYAIIKDARDSGALKPGQTVIEATSGNTGIALAMVCAVMGHPFVATMVETFSVERRQLMRALGAKVILTPKEERGTGMVQRAKDLAKQHGWFMALQFENPANPAYHRNTTAAEILTDFAGERLDYFVTGWGTGGTLTGVGEVLNVARPDTKIIAAEPETASMLAGKDWSPHKIQGWTPDFVPSVLNKSIVDQIVPVSDEKAIEISLALAQSEGIFVGISAGATLAAGLEVAKNAENGSAMLVMLPDTGERYLSTPLFADINEGSDDEWLANL from the coding sequence ATGATCTATAACAATATTCTCGAAACCATTGGTAATACACCTGTCGTTAAGCTTAATCGTTTAGCACCGCAAGACGTGGATATTTACGTCAAAATTGAGTCGTTTAACCCTATGGCCTCGGTCAAAGACCGCCTTGCCTATGCCATTATTAAAGATGCGCGTGATAGTGGGGCACTCAAACCAGGGCAAACCGTCATTGAAGCGACATCGGGCAATACGGGCATTGCACTTGCCATGGTCTGTGCGGTGATGGGGCATCCCTTTGTCGCGACGATGGTAGAGACGTTTTCCGTTGAACGACGTCAGCTGATGCGTGCATTGGGTGCTAAGGTAATTTTGACGCCTAAAGAAGAGCGTGGCACCGGCATGGTACAACGCGCCAAAGACCTAGCCAAACAACACGGTTGGTTTATGGCGTTACAGTTTGAAAACCCAGCCAATCCAGCATACCACCGCAATACTACCGCAGCGGAAATACTGACAGATTTTGCTGGTGAGCGGCTCGATTATTTCGTTACGGGTTGGGGCACTGGTGGTACATTAACCGGCGTGGGTGAGGTGTTAAACGTGGCAAGACCAGACACGAAAATTATCGCTGCCGAACCTGAAACTGCGTCTATGTTGGCGGGTAAGGATTGGAGTCCGCACAAGATTCAGGGATGGACACCGGATTTTGTGCCGAGCGTACTTAATAAAAGCATAGTCGATCAGATTGTGCCGGTCTCTGATGAGAAAGCCATTGAAATCTCCTTAGCCCTGGCTCAAAGCGAAGGCATATTCGTTGGTATTTCTGCCGGTGCAACGTTGGCTGCTGGGCTTGAAGTAGCCAAAAATGCTGAAAATGGCAGTGCCATGCTGGTTATGTTACCGGATACGGGCGAGCGTTATTTGAGTACGCCCTTATTTGCTGACATCAATGAAGGCTCTGATGATGAGTGGTTGGCAAACTTATAA
- a CDS encoding DUF882 domain-containing protein, which produces MISRRNLLFASAISAIPFSASSVLAALIVPGERRLSLYNQHTGESVKATYWAEGEFIVDELAAINKVLRDHRSDEVIDINTDLLDQLNLLQAKVANNGRFEVISAYRSPQSNARLYQSTEGVSNNSHHMFGRAIDIRLPGTELSHLHTAALDMVAGGVGYYPKSRFIHLDSGNVRHW; this is translated from the coding sequence ATGATTAGTCGTAGGAACCTACTTTTTGCCAGCGCCATTTCAGCCATCCCTTTTTCTGCTTCGAGCGTGTTGGCCGCATTAATTGTGCCTGGCGAACGCCGTTTATCGCTTTACAATCAGCATACAGGTGAAAGCGTTAAAGCAACTTACTGGGCTGAGGGCGAATTTATTGTTGATGAGCTTGCGGCGATCAACAAGGTGTTACGCGACCATCGCAGCGATGAAGTCATTGATATCAATACCGATTTACTGGATCAGCTTAATTTGTTGCAAGCGAAGGTTGCTAATAATGGACGCTTTGAGGTTATCTCTGCCTACCGTTCACCTCAATCTAATGCCAGGTTGTATCAATCAACAGAAGGTGTCTCAAACAATAGTCATCATATGTTTGGTCGTGCTATTGATATCCGTTTACCTGGTACTGAGCTGAGTCATTTACATACTGCTGCATTAGATATGGTTGCTGGCGGTGTCGGTTATTACCCGAAGTCACGCTTTATACACCTCGATAGCGGTAATGTTCGGCATTGGTAG
- a CDS encoding dienelactone hydrolase family protein encodes MELLSCVEVEPKTIAKASVIWLHGLGANGHDFESIVPQLNLPSSLAVRFVFPHAPEIPVTINNGIVMPAWYDIYEMAMNAKVDMKGIHNSAVAIKNLIEREIRRGVNSEYIALVGFSQGGAVVYECGLSSSRPLAGVLSLSSYFATYDTIVSHRANRNMPVTIHHGLHDPVIPELLARDSEIKIRHLGNPVEYKSYDMEHSICVEQIDDISAWLAGVLTRGSLTKE; translated from the coding sequence ATGGAGTTATTGTCTTGTGTAGAAGTTGAGCCAAAAACCATAGCAAAGGCATCGGTTATTTGGTTGCATGGTTTGGGTGCTAATGGTCACGACTTTGAGTCTATTGTTCCACAATTAAACTTGCCCAGTAGTTTAGCAGTTCGTTTTGTTTTCCCTCATGCACCTGAAATACCCGTTACCATTAATAACGGTATTGTCATGCCAGCCTGGTATGATATTTATGAAATGGCAATGAATGCCAAGGTGGATATGAAAGGTATCCACAATTCAGCAGTAGCAATCAAGAATTTAATTGAGCGAGAAATTAGACGTGGTGTTAACAGTGAATATATTGCCCTAGTAGGGTTCTCGCAGGGTGGCGCAGTTGTTTATGAGTGTGGTTTGTCATCTTCACGTCCGTTGGCTGGGGTTCTTTCCTTGTCGAGTTACTTTGCTACTTATGACACTATTGTGTCGCACAGGGCTAATCGTAATATGCCGGTTACGATACATCATGGTCTGCATGACCCTGTTATACCAGAGCTCTTGGCAAGAGACTCTGAGATAAAAATCAGGCATTTAGGTAACCCAGTCGAATATAAAAGCTACGATATGGAACACAGTATTTGTGTTGAACAGATCGATGATATTTCTGCTTGGTTAGCGGGTGTGTTAACCAGGGGCTCTTTAACTAAGGAGTAA
- a CDS encoding arginine N-succinyltransferase, producing MMTELTGITQAPAAKKGLSGFKVFAIVLLAMLVALVIAFFVLKYYFFPTDFNPVELNAKEQHALISKLSVLGLGDLSVGDELESVPGKALKPEAYAESDADREVTFSQKEVNALVANNTDMAERLAIDLSDNLISAKMLVPMDEDMPLVGGKTLKLKAGLGLSYENERAVVIIKGVSVMGVPIPNAWLGGIKNIDLVQEFGGQQGFWKALADGIDYLNVEDGNLIIKLKK from the coding sequence ATGATGACAGAGCTAACAGGAATAACGCAGGCGCCGGCGGCAAAAAAGGGTCTTAGTGGGTTTAAGGTCTTCGCTATTGTTTTGTTGGCAATGTTGGTTGCCTTGGTGATTGCATTTTTCGTGCTCAAGTATTACTTCTTCCCGACAGATTTTAATCCCGTCGAGTTGAATGCTAAAGAACAGCATGCGCTAATCAGTAAGCTCTCGGTGCTTGGGCTAGGTGATTTATCGGTAGGTGATGAGCTTGAATCCGTCCCCGGAAAAGCATTAAAGCCAGAGGCCTATGCTGAATCTGATGCAGATCGTGAAGTGACTTTTAGCCAGAAGGAGGTTAATGCCCTGGTCGCAAACAACACCGACATGGCTGAACGATTAGCAATTGATCTATCCGATAACTTGATCAGTGCGAAAATGTTAGTGCCGATGGATGAAGATATGCCCTTGGTCGGCGGTAAAACACTTAAGCTTAAAGCAGGCTTAGGTCTTTCGTATGAGAACGAACGTGCCGTAGTGATTATCAAGGGTGTCAGTGTTATGGGTGTGCCAATACCCAATGCCTGGTTGGGTGGCATTAAAAACATTGATTTGGTGCAGGAATTTGGTGGCCAACAAGGATTTTGGAAGGCCTTGGCTGATGGTATCGATTATCTCAACGTCGAAGATGGTAATTTGATTATCAAATTAAAAAAATAA
- the rhlB gene encoding ATP-dependent RNA helicase RhlB has translation MTLCTFAAKRETALLRRLFKSFSKENNANTSAPATKKTHSPTEKPKDSASKATNVTPKPSNNKSRPKKRRKPRTKKPVLVPWDSSLLDVPAEEGKTRFYDLNLDETLLHGIYDLGFKYCSPIQAQILPETLQGKDAIGKAQTGTGKTAAFLITLIDDFLKNPIKEQRYLAEPRALIIAPTRELVAQIAEDAKDLCKHTGLHIVMLIGGTDYEKQLKKLDQGYVDIVVATPGRLLDFANRKHIYLDQVESLVLDEADRMLDMGFIPQVRRIVRATPNTDYRQTLLFSATFTAEVLELSYQWTYEPVKVEIEPENIASDSVEQKVYMVSNEEKLPVLLKILQHPETKRVIIFTNRRDQAQRLFDRVVKNNISAGLLTGEIPQKKRTSTLAKFKNGEFKAMIATDVAGRGIHVEDISHVINYNLPDNPGDYIHRIGRTGRAGATGISISLACEFESFQVPAIEELLGEKLRCELPPEEFTP, from the coding sequence ATGACGCTGTGCACCTTTGCTGCCAAAAGAGAAACTGCCTTGTTGCGTCGTTTATTTAAAAGCTTTAGTAAAGAAAACAATGCCAATACCAGCGCTCCCGCTACTAAGAAAACCCATTCACCTACTGAGAAACCAAAAGACAGCGCAAGTAAAGCAACTAACGTAACGCCAAAACCGTCGAACAACAAATCTAGACCGAAAAAACGCCGCAAACCTCGAACGAAAAAACCTGTGCTCGTACCTTGGGACAGTTCGCTACTAGACGTTCCAGCAGAAGAAGGTAAAACACGTTTCTATGATCTTAATCTAGATGAAACGCTATTACATGGAATTTACGATCTCGGCTTCAAATACTGCTCCCCTATTCAAGCGCAGATATTACCTGAAACTTTACAAGGCAAAGATGCTATTGGTAAAGCGCAAACGGGTACCGGGAAAACTGCCGCTTTTTTGATCACCCTTATTGATGATTTCTTAAAAAACCCAATTAAAGAGCAGCGCTATCTGGCTGAACCTCGCGCGTTGATTATTGCCCCTACCCGAGAACTGGTCGCACAAATCGCTGAAGATGCTAAAGACTTATGCAAACATACTGGTCTACACATTGTTATGCTCATCGGCGGCACTGATTACGAAAAACAATTAAAGAAGCTTGACCAAGGCTATGTTGACATTGTTGTGGCAACGCCAGGCCGCTTACTCGATTTTGCTAACCGCAAACATATCTATCTGGATCAAGTAGAATCACTCGTGCTAGACGAAGCTGATCGCATGCTCGATATGGGTTTTATCCCCCAGGTACGACGGATCGTGCGTGCCACACCTAATACCGATTACCGTCAAACTTTATTGTTTAGTGCCACGTTTACCGCAGAAGTTTTAGAACTGTCTTACCAATGGACATACGAACCGGTGAAAGTTGAAATTGAACCAGAAAATATTGCCAGCGATAGCGTCGAGCAAAAAGTTTACATGGTATCTAACGAAGAAAAGCTTCCCGTCCTACTGAAGATTTTGCAACACCCTGAAACCAAACGCGTCATTATATTTACTAATCGACGCGATCAAGCACAAAGACTGTTTGACCGTGTTGTTAAAAACAATATCAGCGCAGGCTTATTAACAGGTGAGATACCTCAGAAAAAACGCACCAGCACGTTAGCAAAATTTAAAAATGGCGAGTTCAAAGCAATGATTGCGACCGATGTCGCAGGCCGTGGTATACACGTCGAAGACATTAGCCATGTCATTAACTACAATCTCCCTGACAACCCCGGTGACTACATTCATCGTATTGGCCGTACTGGTCGTGCCGGCGCGACAGGCATATCCATCAGCCTCGCCTGTGAATTTGAATCGTTTCAGGTTCCTGCTATCGAAGAGCTGCTCGGCGAAAAACTGCGCTGCGAGCTACCTCCTGAAGAATTTACTCCTTAG
- a CDS encoding ATP-binding cassette domain-containing protein, producing the protein MIRLINVSLQRGTQLLFENADLTIHPGGKVGVIGANGSGKSSLFKLFLSQLHVDAGELIMPGQWRVAHMAQEVSASQRSAVDYVLDGNKELRQLQAAIAQQEAAESHDQLGELYAKLDALDGFNAHYRAEQLLHGLGFNQHQLANSVASFSGGWRIRLNLAQALMCPSDLLLLDEPTNHLDLDASVWLEQWLRNYEGTLLIISHDRDFLDNVVSSITHIEHKKCWSYKGNYSAFEKLRAERLAQQQATFEKQQRRKAEIHQFVARFSAKASKARQAQSRIKELQRMEDIAPAHVDSPFDFHFFDSKPSYSALTSLHDADLGYAGQPVIGKANIELLPGSRIGLLGPNGAGKSTLIKSLVGNLPLLCGERKQSDNLMLGYFAQHQLEALDIAASALLHIQRLSPDAREQEIRNFLGGFNFHGDKATKPIGNFSGGEKARLALSLIVWQKPNLLLLDEPTNHLDLEMCHALTVALQSYSGALVVISHDRHLLRNTVDQFYLVVDAKLTEFDGDINDYQQWLKSHSRKIDQSKKVSNKKIGNKNIAQKKVKGDKKHTPSQVSLSASPLISKADKKQQRQDSALKRQRLKPLRSQIKKLEQRIEKKQTRVGEVEQQLADNSLYQECNKSLLTETLYEQRQLQQELNRCEEEWINLSDEYEQLNQQ; encoded by the coding sequence ATGATCCGATTAATTAACGTCAGCCTCCAGCGAGGCACGCAACTATTATTTGAAAATGCTGATTTGACTATTCACCCAGGCGGTAAAGTGGGCGTGATTGGCGCCAATGGCAGCGGTAAATCCAGCCTCTTTAAGCTATTTCTGAGTCAGCTACATGTTGATGCTGGTGAGCTGATTATGCCTGGTCAGTGGCGTGTTGCTCATATGGCACAAGAGGTTTCTGCTTCACAGCGCTCAGCGGTCGACTATGTGCTTGATGGCAATAAAGAATTACGTCAGTTACAAGCAGCGATAGCACAACAAGAGGCCGCAGAGTCACACGATCAGCTTGGTGAACTGTACGCAAAACTCGATGCCCTGGATGGCTTTAATGCCCACTATCGTGCCGAGCAATTATTGCATGGTTTGGGTTTTAACCAACATCAATTGGCTAACTCAGTAGCTTCATTTTCTGGTGGTTGGCGTATTCGTTTGAATCTTGCCCAAGCTCTGATGTGTCCATCTGATTTGTTATTACTCGATGAGCCGACCAACCACTTGGATTTAGATGCGTCAGTATGGTTGGAACAATGGCTACGTAATTACGAAGGAACGTTACTTATTATCTCGCATGACCGCGATTTCCTTGATAATGTGGTAAGTAGTATTACTCATATTGAGCACAAGAAATGCTGGAGTTATAAGGGTAATTACTCAGCCTTTGAAAAATTGCGCGCTGAACGTTTAGCGCAGCAACAAGCGACTTTTGAGAAACAGCAGCGACGCAAAGCAGAAATCCACCAGTTTGTCGCACGTTTCAGCGCCAAGGCGAGCAAGGCACGTCAGGCACAGAGTCGCATAAAAGAATTGCAGCGTATGGAAGATATCGCTCCTGCGCATGTCGATTCACCCTTTGATTTCCATTTCTTTGACAGTAAACCAAGTTATAGTGCATTAACCAGCTTGCATGATGCTGACTTGGGTTACGCCGGGCAGCCAGTTATTGGTAAGGCCAATATCGAATTATTGCCTGGTAGCCGTATTGGTTTACTTGGCCCCAATGGCGCAGGTAAATCAACACTGATTAAGAGCCTGGTTGGTAACTTGCCACTGCTTTGTGGCGAGCGTAAACAAAGCGATAATTTAATGCTGGGTTATTTCGCCCAGCATCAACTTGAAGCACTTGATATAGCAGCCAGTGCGCTATTGCATATACAGCGCTTATCACCAGATGCCCGCGAACAAGAGATACGGAACTTCCTCGGGGGTTTTAATTTCCATGGTGATAAAGCCACTAAACCTATTGGTAATTTTTCTGGTGGTGAGAAAGCACGCCTTGCGCTATCACTGATCGTTTGGCAAAAACCGAATTTATTACTGCTTGATGAGCCGACCAACCATCTTGATCTTGAGATGTGTCATGCGCTTACCGTCGCCTTGCAAAGTTACAGCGGCGCCTTGGTGGTGATTTCGCATGATAGACATTTATTGCGTAACACGGTAGATCAATTTTACCTGGTCGTAGATGCTAAGCTAACAGAGTTTGATGGTGATATTAACGATTATCAGCAATGGTTAAAGAGTCATAGTCGAAAAATAGATCAGAGCAAGAAAGTCAGCAATAAAAAAATAGGCAATAAAAACATAGCCCAAAAGAAAGTAAAAGGTGACAAAAAACATACGCCATCACAAGTCTCGCTATCTGCCTCGCCACTTATTTCTAAGGCAGATAAAAAGCAACAACGACAAGATTCCGCACTAAAGCGCCAGCGTTTAAAGCCATTGCGTAGTCAGATAAAGAAACTAGAACAGCGAATAGAAAAAAAGCAGACACGAGTTGGTGAAGTCGAACAACAACTGGCTGATAACTCACTCTATCAAGAGTGCAATAAAAGCCTATTAACGGAGACACTATATGAACAACGCCAATTACAGCAAGAGCTTAATCGTTGCGAAGAAGAATGGATAAATTTAAGTGATGAATATGAGCAACTTAACCAACAATAG
- a CDS encoding glycosyltransferase family 2 protein, whose protein sequence is MLNAHHISVIIPAKDEEKAIGRVVSGLSQLRGANKKPLIDDIIVCDNGSTDNTLHIARLYGARVVKQSVAGYGIACLTALAALSKHADIILFVDGDNSCNPLQAHDLCKAISDGADLAIGSRKLGYIEANAMSTAQRFGNALACWILTLLYRKKVTDLGPYRAICKTKLDALKMQDRSFGWTVEMQAKALERNYKIKEIAVDCRRRIGISKISGTVSGVIGAGKGILSTIFKVWWQYRHYRNTTSNIGKQESKA, encoded by the coding sequence ATGCTTAATGCACATCATATCTCTGTCATCATTCCTGCCAAAGATGAAGAAAAGGCGATAGGCCGGGTAGTCTCCGGCCTCAGCCAACTGCGTGGCGCGAACAAAAAACCATTAATCGACGACATTATCGTTTGTGATAATGGCTCAACGGACAATACGCTACACATCGCAAGATTATATGGTGCACGTGTCGTCAAACAATCTGTCGCAGGTTATGGTATTGCTTGTCTAACAGCGCTGGCCGCATTGTCTAAACATGCTGATATCATTTTATTTGTTGATGGCGATAACTCTTGTAATCCACTGCAAGCACATGACTTATGTAAAGCCATTAGCGATGGTGCTGACCTGGCCATTGGCTCGCGTAAGCTAGGCTATATCGAAGCCAACGCAATGAGCACAGCCCAGCGCTTTGGTAATGCACTTGCTTGCTGGATACTCACTCTTCTCTATCGAAAAAAAGTGACCGACCTTGGTCCTTACCGGGCAATCTGTAAAACCAAACTCGATGCCCTGAAGATGCAAGATCGCAGCTTTGGCTGGACAGTCGAGATGCAAGCGAAGGCCTTAGAACGCAATTATAAAATCAAAGAAATAGCTGTCGATTGCAGACGCCGCATTGGTATCTCAAAAATCAGTGGCACTGTCTCGGGCGTTATCGGTGCTGGCAAAGGAATTTTATCAACTATTTTCAAGGTGTGGTGGCAATACCGGCACTACAGAAATACAACTTCTAATATTGGTAAACAGGAAAGTAAGGCTTAA
- a CDS encoding DEAD/DEAH box helicase, with product MFCDVILDEFLIKALAKLDIDRPTPVQAKTIPYALEKTDLLVSAATGSGKTVAFLLPTMQQLLQNPDTQSGTRALILVPTRELAQQIYGQCVALGSYTQLTFGLVIGGESFSRQKAMFRKNPEIIIATPGRLIDHLDNNNPYFDDLEVLILDEADRMLDMGFSDDVLAIAARCNEQRQTLMFSATLGHSGVRGVAAQLLRDSIVLTLDTVRDKHENIRQQIVTADDDAHKVKLTAWLLKEENPEKALVFVNKRTQTESLAGHLRHVDIYTAYLHGDMDQHQRAHVMRRFHDGQIQVLVATDVAARGLDVKGIDLVINFDMARNAKDYVHRIGRTGRAGEIGLAVSLIDHNEWNIMSGIERYLKQTFERRRIKELQGKYSGPKKIKASGKAVGAKKKKKTPKDKAKMKAAQRHRNKKQIGKPKNKTAKAKGQGNNGRKKLLTGGDGLSAPKRRD from the coding sequence ATGTTTTGCGATGTAATCCTCGATGAATTCTTAATTAAGGCATTGGCCAAGCTCGATATTGATCGGCCAACACCAGTGCAGGCCAAAACGATTCCTTATGCTTTAGAGAAGACAGATCTGTTGGTCAGCGCGGCAACAGGGAGTGGTAAAACCGTAGCTTTTTTATTGCCAACGATGCAGCAGTTATTACAAAATCCGGATACCCAGAGCGGTACACGTGCTTTGATTCTTGTGCCGACGCGTGAGTTGGCACAGCAAATTTATGGTCAGTGTGTGGCCTTGGGTAGTTATACTCAATTAACGTTCGGCTTAGTTATTGGCGGTGAGAGCTTTAGTCGTCAAAAGGCCATGTTTAGAAAAAATCCTGAAATCATCATCGCAACCCCCGGCCGTTTGATCGACCATCTTGATAATAACAACCCTTATTTTGATGACCTTGAAGTGCTCATTCTTGATGAGGCTGATCGCATGCTTGATATGGGTTTTAGCGATGATGTATTGGCGATTGCAGCGCGTTGTAATGAACAACGCCAGACACTGATGTTTTCCGCCACCTTGGGGCATAGTGGTGTACGTGGTGTTGCTGCACAATTGCTACGTGACTCCATCGTGCTGACACTGGATACCGTGCGAGATAAACACGAGAATATTCGCCAGCAGATTGTCACGGCCGATGATGATGCACATAAAGTGAAATTGACAGCATGGCTTTTAAAGGAAGAAAATCCAGAAAAGGCTTTGGTTTTTGTTAATAAAAGAACACAAACAGAGAGTCTGGCAGGGCATTTACGCCATGTTGATATTTACACGGCATATTTGCATGGTGATATGGACCAACATCAGCGGGCGCATGTGATGCGACGTTTCCATGATGGCCAAATCCAGGTATTAGTGGCGACAGATGTTGCGGCGCGAGGTCTTGATGTCAAAGGTATTGACCTAGTTATTAATTTCGATATGGCGCGTAATGCCAAGGACTATGTACACCGTATTGGTCGTACCGGTCGTGCGGGTGAGATAGGCTTGGCGGTATCTCTCATTGATCACAACGAATGGAACATAATGAGCGGTATTGAACGTTATCTTAAGCAAACGTTTGAACGGCGTCGTATTAAAGAATTACAGGGAAAATATAGCGGACCCAAGAAAATCAAGGCGTCAGGCAAAGCAGTGGGCGCAAAGAAAAAAAAGAAAACGCCTAAAGATAAAGCAAAAATGAAGGCGGCACAGCGTCATAGAAACAAGAAACAGATAGGCAAACCGAAAAATAAAACCGCCAAGGCGAAGGGTCAAGGTAATAATGGCCGTAAAAAACTACTGACAGGTGGAGATGGTTTGTCAGCACCCAAACGACGTGATTAA